A genomic stretch from Capricornis sumatraensis isolate serow.1 chromosome 4, serow.2, whole genome shotgun sequence includes:
- the C1S gene encoding complement C1s subcomponent, whose translation MSCSPGMNKLPEMWCIVLFSLVAWVYAEPTMYGEVLSPNYPQAYPDEVEKSWDIEVPEGYGIHLYFTHLDIELSENCSYDSVQIMSGGHEEGKLCGRRTSKNSNSPVVKEFHIPHNKLQVIFRSDFSNEERFTGFAAYYVAEDVNECTAFADAPCSHFCNNFIGGYFCSCPPEYFLHEDRKNCGVNCSGSVFTTMTGEVESPNYPSPYPESSRCDYQIQLEEGFRVVVTMRREDFDVEPADSEGHCPDSLLFVTGDQHFGPYCGNGFPGPLTIETQSSALNIIFQTDGSEQRKGWKFRYHGDPIPCPKEVTANSFWEPERAKYVFRDVVKITCVDGFEVVQGSVGSPSFYSTCQSNGKWSNSKLRCQPVDCGAPEPIRHGRVEDPESTLFGSITRYSCEVPYYSLEYEESEVYHCSGNGSWVNKVLGTELPKCIAVCGTPSEPFISTQRIFGGSIAKIENFPWQVFFSNPRAGGALIDEYWVLTAAHVVEGNDIPVMYVGSSSVVTSQLSNAQMLTAERVFIHPGWEVLDSSITRKNFDNDIALVRLTDPVKMGPKVSPICLPGTSSEYDPPENVLGLISGWGRTNAKSHVIKLRGAKLPVAPLSKCQKVKGVNPEIDISSFVFTENMICAGNDKGVDSCEGDSGGAFAVQDPKENSPKFYVAGLVSWGPQCGTYGMYTRVKNYVDWIRKTMQEYSAPSVD comes from the exons ATGAGCTGCTCACCAGGGATGAACAAATTGCCAGAGATGTG gtgCATTGTCCTGTTTTCCCTTGTGGCCTGGGTTTATGCCGAGCCTACTATGTATGGGGAGGTTCTATCCCCCAACTACCCTCAGGCGTACCCCGATGAGGTCGAGAAGTCTTGGGACATAGAAGTCCCGGAAGGGTACGGGATCCACCTTTACTTCACCCACCTGGACATAGAGTTGTCCGAGAACTGCTCCTATGACTCAGTACAG ATAATGTCGGGAGGCCATGAAGAAGGGAAACTCTGTGGACGGAGGACCAGCAAGAATTCCAACTCCCCAGTGGTGAAAGAGTTCCACATCCCACACAATaaactccaggtgatcttccggTCGGACTTCTCCAACGAGGAACGTTTCACTGGGTTTGCTGCGTACTATGTTGCCGAGG ATGTAAACGAGTGCACAGCCTTTGCAGATGCTCCTTGCAGCCACTTCTGCAATAACTTCATTGGTGGttacttctgctcctgccctccagAATACTTCCTCCATGAAGACAGGAAGAACTGTGGAG tcAATTGCAGTGGGAGTGTATTCACCACAATGACTGGGGAGGTTGAAAGTCCTAATTACCCCAGTCCATACCCAGAGAGCTCAAGGTGTGACTATCAGATCCAGCTGGAGGAGGGGTTCCGAGTGGTGGTGACTATGAGGAGAGAAGACTTTGATGTGGAACCAGCTGACTCCGAGGGCCACTGTCCTGACAGCTTACTT TTTGTGACAGGAGATCAGCATTTTGGTCCTTACTGTGGGAATGGCTTTCCTGGGCCACtcacaattgaaacccagagcAGTGCTCTGAATATCATCTTCCAAACTGACggatcagaacaaaggaaggGATGGAAATTTCGTTACCATGGAGATC CAATCCCTTGTCCTAAAGAAGTCACTGCCAATTCCTTCTGGGAGCCTGAGAGAGCAAAATATGTGTTCAGAGATGTGGTGAAGATAACCTGTGTGGATGGGTTTGAAGTTGTACAG GGAAGTGTTGGTTCCCCATCTTTCTACTCAACTTGTCAAAGCAATGGAAAGTGGAGTAATTCCAAGTTGCGGTGTCAAC CCGTGGACTGTGGCGCTCCTGAACCCATTCGGCATGGTCGAGTCGAAGATCCAGAAAGTACTCTATTTGGTTCCATCACTCGCTACTCTTGTGAGGTGCCATACTACAGCCTGGAATATGAAGAGAGTG AGGTGTATCACTGCAGTGGCAATGGGAGCTGGGTGAACAAGGTGCTGGGCACAGAGCTGCCGAAATGCATTGCAG tCTGTGGCACCCCCAGCGAGCCTTTTATATCAACACAAAGAATATTTGGAGGCTCCATTGCGAAGATTGAAAATTTCCCCTGGCAAGTCTTCTTCTCGAACCCACGGGCTGGTGGGGCTCTCATTGATGAATACTGGGTGCTGACTGCTGCCCATGTCGTGGAGGGAAACGATATCCCAGTGATGTATGTTGGGTCCTCCTCAGTGGTCACCTCACAATTGTCAAATGCTCAGATGCTCACTGCCGAGAGAGTGTTTATCCATCCAGGATGGGAGGTCCTGGATTCTTCGATAACACGAAAGAATTTTGACAATGACATTGCGCTGGTGCGGCTGACAGACCCAGTGAAAATGGGACCCAAGGTCTCCCCTATctgcctaccaggcacctcctcAGAATACGACCCCCCGGAAAACGTCCTGGGGCTGATCTCAGGCTGGGGTCGAACAAATGCCAAAAGTCACGTTATTAAGCTCAGAGGGGCAAAGCTACCCGTTGCTCCCTTATCCAAATGCCAGAAGGTGAAGGGGGTCAATCCTGAAATAGATATCAGTTCTTTTGTATTCACTGAGAACATGATCTGTGCTGGTAATGACAAAGGTGTTGATAGCTGTGAGGGAGACAGTGGTGGGGCCTTTGCTGTACAGGACCCTAAGGAAAACAGCCCCAAATTCTATGTTGCTGGTTTGGTGTCCTGGGGCCCCCAGTGTGGGACCTACGGGATGTACACGCGAGTCAAGAACTACGTTGACTGGATAAGGAAGACAATGCAGGAATATAGTGCCCCCAGTGTAGACTAA